One region of Elusimicrobiota bacterium genomic DNA includes:
- a CDS encoding MarC family protein has translation MPMLEYALLTFASLFAIVDPFAAIPAFLAMTAQDTVAQRRRIAQTASCTCAAVMMVFAAIGPAIFRTFGITLPAFQIAGGLILLLSALDMLRAKRSPLQETAEETEEGRSKQDIAITPLAIPMLSGPGAITTAIVLAEKAHGWGHRAIFYLCIAAVAYSTYWILDAAASGAKKLGPTVLNIITRLMGLLLAAIGVQFILTALKMG, from the coding sequence TTGCCAATGCTGGAATACGCGCTCTTGACCTTCGCCTCGCTTTTCGCCATCGTGGATCCCTTCGCGGCGATCCCGGCGTTCTTGGCCATGACCGCGCAGGACACCGTGGCCCAGCGCCGCCGCATCGCCCAGACCGCCTCCTGCACCTGTGCCGCGGTGATGATGGTCTTCGCCGCGATCGGGCCTGCCATATTCCGGACCTTCGGGATCACCTTGCCGGCCTTCCAGATCGCGGGGGGACTCATCCTCCTCCTCTCGGCCTTGGACATGCTCAGAGCCAAGAGATCACCCCTCCAGGAAACCGCGGAGGAAACCGAGGAAGGGCGCAGCAAGCAGGACATCGCCATCACGCCGCTCGCCATCCCCATGCTTTCCGGGCCCGGCGCCATCACCACGGCCATCGTCTTGGCCGAGAAGGCCCACGGCTGGGGGCATCGGGCCATCTTCTACCTGTGCATCGCGGCCGTGGCCTATTCCACTTATTGGATATTGGACGCGGCCGCCTCCGGCGCGAAAAAACTCGGGCCCACCGTCCTCAACATCATCACCCGCCTCATGGGGCTGCTACTGGCCGCCATCGGCGTGCAGTTCATTTTGACCGCCTTAAAAATGGGATAA
- a CDS encoding FkbM family methyltransferase, producing MEKIWQALRPLARTLLGPRLFHGAMEFSGLRRLKSRFWLLETRLPDGGRLRYRPHDQCVISEIYEQGIYRGSRPYLAGQTVVDVGAHIGVFTLYAARQVGPSGRVVSVEPDPKNLELLKANIALNDCGNVQVLPAALSSRAGSGKLFVADKSSDNPAANTLHETPGRRAIMVDVRTLDDTLEGVPRIDHLKLDVEGAELAVLEGGERALARTSRVIMELHPSRVAPDRVLDWLTARGFDCQTLCKEPLIAEALRKVPAGQNQ from the coding sequence ATGGAAAAGATTTGGCAAGCCTTGCGCCCCTTGGCCAGGACTTTATTAGGCCCCCGGCTCTTCCACGGCGCCATGGAATTTTCCGGCCTGCGCCGTCTTAAGAGCCGGTTTTGGCTCCTCGAGACGCGTCTGCCCGACGGAGGCCGCCTCCGGTACCGCCCGCATGACCAATGCGTCATCTCTGAGATTTACGAGCAAGGAATTTACAGGGGAAGCCGCCCTTATCTGGCGGGTCAGACCGTGGTGGACGTCGGCGCCCATATCGGGGTTTTCACGCTTTACGCGGCCCGGCAAGTGGGGCCGAGCGGCCGGGTGGTCTCGGTGGAGCCTGATCCCAAGAACCTCGAACTTCTCAAGGCGAACATCGCCCTGAACGATTGCGGGAATGTCCAAGTCCTTCCGGCGGCTCTCTCGTCCCGGGCGGGGAGTGGCAAGCTCTTCGTGGCGGACAAAAGCTCGGACAACCCCGCGGCCAACACCTTGCATGAAACGCCGGGCAGGCGGGCCATCATGGTGGACGTGCGAACCTTGGACGACACCTTGGAGGGCGTGCCTCGAATAGACCACCTAAAGCTGGACGTGGAAGGCGCCGAGCTCGCCGTCCTGGAAGGAGGGGAAAGGGCCCTCGCCAGGACTTCCCGCGTCATCATGGAGCTTCACCCGAGCCGCGTAGCACCCGACCGAGTCCTGGACTGGCTCACGGCCCGGGGCTTCGACTGCCAAACTCTATGCAAAGAACCCCTTATCGCCGAGGCGCTGAGAAAAGTCCCGGCGGGGCAAAACCAGTGA
- a CDS encoding DegT/DnrJ/EryC1/StrS family aminotransferase: MKVPLLDLKSHHEPIQGELLEAVRRIVGTGQFILGPEVVRFEEALADYCGARHAIGVSSGSDALLLCLMALGIGPGDEVVTSPYSFFATAGVVARLGAKPVFADIEPESCNMDPKKIEKALSPKTRALIPVHLYGQCADMAPIIELARKRNIPVIEDAAQAVGAEHPAGRAASMGLAGCLSFFPTKNLGALGDAGAVLTNDPAFAEKARLLRVHGSQPKYYHKLVGGNFRIDALQAALLGVKLKYLDSWTRKRRENAERYRRLFSAGGLVNKGPTLPREVHAAKGLVLPHIYHQFVIRAPRRDALREFLREKEVETEVYYPIPLHLQECFRSLGYKPGDFPEAEKAAAETLALPIYPELSAKQQEYVVESIAKFYR, encoded by the coding sequence GTGAAAGTCCCCTTGCTCGACCTCAAGTCCCATCATGAGCCAATTCAAGGGGAGCTTCTGGAGGCCGTCCGGCGCATCGTTGGAACCGGGCAATTCATCCTAGGCCCAGAGGTCGTCCGCTTCGAGGAAGCTTTAGCCGACTACTGCGGAGCCCGCCACGCGATCGGGGTCTCTTCCGGAAGCGACGCGCTCCTTCTATGCCTCATGGCCTTGGGCATCGGGCCCGGCGACGAGGTGGTCACCTCGCCCTACTCCTTCTTCGCCACCGCCGGAGTCGTCGCCCGGCTCGGCGCCAAGCCCGTGTTCGCGGACATCGAGCCGGAAAGCTGCAACATGGACCCGAAAAAAATAGAGAAAGCACTCTCCCCAAAAACAAGGGCGCTCATACCGGTACATCTCTACGGTCAATGCGCGGACATGGCCCCAATTATTGAACTCGCCCGGAAGCGGAATATCCCGGTGATCGAGGACGCGGCTCAAGCCGTCGGGGCCGAGCACCCCGCCGGACGCGCGGCAAGCATGGGCTTGGCCGGCTGCCTCTCGTTTTTCCCCACCAAGAACCTGGGAGCCCTGGGAGACGCCGGGGCCGTGCTCACAAACGACCCGGCCTTCGCCGAGAAGGCCCGCCTTTTGCGCGTGCACGGCTCCCAGCCCAAGTATTACCACAAGCTCGTGGGAGGGAATTTCCGCATCGACGCCCTCCAGGCCGCCCTACTGGGCGTGAAGCTGAAATATTTGGATTCTTGGACCCGGAAGCGCCGGGAGAACGCCGAACGTTATCGCCGGCTTTTCTCGGCCGGCGGCTTGGTCAACAAGGGCCCCACCCTACCGCGAGAGGTCCATGCCGCAAAAGGCCTGGTCCTCCCGCATATCTACCATCAATTCGTCATCCGCGCCCCGCGCCGGGACGCCCTGCGGGAATTCTTGCGCGAGAAAGAGGTTGAAACCGAGGTGTATTACCCAATCCCTCTGCATCTGCAGGAGTGCTTCCGCTCCTTGGGATACAAACCGGGGGACTTCCCGGAGGCCGAGAAAGCCGCGGCAGAGACCTTGGCCTTGCCCATCTATCCCGAGCTGTCGGCCAAGCAGCAGGAGTACGTGGTGGAGTCTATCGCGAAGTTCTACCGCTAA
- the asnB gene encoding asparagine synthase (glutamine-hydrolyzing) produces the protein MCGICGIVYSDSRSPDPGLLKTANDLLAHRGPDDEGFYVDGPAGLAMRRLAIIDLNTGHQPLSYAEGDFWIVFNGEIYNYQELRRELEARGRRFKTKTDTEAILALYQELGPACLGKLRGMFALAIWDKRRKRLFLARDRIGKKPLVYAQGRGFLAFASELRSLFVWPDISREVLPEALDQFLSLQYIPSPHTIYRGVKKLPPGHFLVYENGEAHVERYWDLPLGKAPATRDPEEAKRLVVEKLKEAVRLRLISDVPLGAFLSGGIDSSIIVALMSELSPAPVKTFSIGFEEEAFSELHFAREVAERYGCRHTEFIVKPEMAEVLPKLAWHYGEPYADASALPTYYVARETRKHVTVALNGDGGDENFGGYVRYRAMKLARLFDALPGPVRAALKAGAERLPEYQAPYGFTWKLKRFLRSALFTELPRRHLKMVGYFSSEDKDDLYTSEFRERLGENFESAQEYLAGFFKACAQEDFVNRLLYVDFKSYLPECLMAKVDIASMANGLEGRSPFLDHEFVELVYSLPGEWKLKGLKGHKWLLKEAFGDKLPPAICNRGKMGFGIPLGSWFRGPLKGYWESHVISPEALSRGYFREEALRRIWVEHQSGRRDHGYRLWALLMLELWCRL, from the coding sequence ATGTGCGGCATTTGCGGGATAGTCTACAGCGACTCGAGAAGCCCGGATCCCGGGCTTCTCAAAACCGCTAACGACCTCCTCGCCCACCGCGGGCCCGACGACGAGGGCTTTTATGTGGATGGGCCCGCAGGATTGGCCATGCGAAGGCTGGCCATCATAGACTTGAACACGGGGCACCAGCCCCTCTCCTACGCCGAGGGCGATTTCTGGATCGTCTTCAACGGCGAGATATACAACTACCAGGAACTGCGCCGTGAGCTGGAGGCTCGCGGCCGCCGTTTCAAGACAAAGACCGACACCGAGGCGATACTCGCCCTTTACCAGGAGCTGGGGCCCGCGTGCCTCGGGAAGCTCCGGGGCATGTTCGCGCTCGCGATTTGGGACAAGCGCCGCAAGAGGCTGTTTTTGGCCCGCGACCGCATCGGCAAGAAGCCCTTGGTCTATGCCCAGGGCCGGGGCTTTCTGGCCTTCGCCTCGGAATTGCGCTCGCTTTTCGTTTGGCCGGACATTTCGAGGGAGGTTCTGCCCGAGGCTCTCGACCAATTTCTCTCCCTGCAGTACATCCCCTCGCCCCACACCATCTACCGCGGGGTGAAGAAGCTTCCTCCCGGGCATTTCCTGGTTTACGAGAACGGGGAAGCCCATGTCGAGCGCTATTGGGATCTGCCTTTGGGCAAGGCTCCGGCCACCCGGGATCCTGAGGAGGCCAAGAGACTGGTGGTGGAGAAGCTTAAGGAAGCCGTGCGCCTGCGCCTGATCTCCGACGTTCCTCTCGGGGCGTTCTTGTCCGGGGGGATAGACTCCTCCATCATCGTGGCCCTCATGAGCGAGCTTTCCCCGGCTCCGGTCAAGACCTTCTCCATCGGCTTCGAGGAGGAGGCCTTTTCGGAGCTCCATTTCGCCAGGGAGGTGGCCGAGCGCTACGGCTGCCGGCACACCGAGTTCATCGTCAAGCCCGAGATGGCCGAGGTCCTTCCGAAGCTCGCCTGGCATTACGGGGAGCCCTACGCCGACGCCTCGGCTTTGCCCACCTACTACGTGGCCCGCGAGACTCGCAAGCACGTGACCGTGGCCTTGAACGGCGACGGGGGAGATGAGAACTTCGGGGGCTATGTCCGCTACCGGGCCATGAAGCTCGCCCGGCTTTTCGATGCCCTCCCTGGCCCGGTCCGGGCCGCCCTCAAGGCCGGGGCCGAGCGCTTGCCGGAATACCAGGCCCCCTATGGATTCACCTGGAAGCTCAAGCGCTTCCTGCGCTCGGCCCTTTTTACGGAGCTGCCGCGCCGGCATCTCAAGATGGTGGGGTATTTTTCCAGTGAAGATAAGGACGACCTCTATACCAGCGAGTTCCGAGAGAGATTGGGAGAGAACTTTGAGTCCGCGCAAGAATATCTCGCAGGCTTCTTTAAAGCCTGCGCGCAGGAAGATTTCGTCAATCGCCTGCTTTACGTGGACTTCAAGAGCTATCTTCCGGAGTGCTTGATGGCCAAGGTGGACATCGCCTCTATGGCCAACGGCCTGGAAGGCCGTTCGCCGTTTCTGGACCACGAGTTCGTGGAGTTGGTTTATAGCCTGCCCGGGGAGTGGAAGCTCAAGGGACTTAAAGGGCATAAATGGCTGCTTAAGGAGGCGTTTGGGGACAAGCTCCCGCCCGCGATCTGCAATCGCGGGAAAATGGGCTTCGGCATTCCCCTTGGAAGCTGGTTCCGCGGCCCCCTCAAGGGCTACTGGGAAAGCCATGTCATCTCCCCAGAGGCCCTCTCCCGCGGCTATTTCCGCGAGGAGGCCTTGCGCCGGATCTGGGTCGAGCACCAGTCAGGCCGCCGCGACCACGGCTACCGCCTCTGGGCCCTGCTCATGCTCGAGCTCTGGTGTCGGTTATAA